The Quercus robur chromosome 7, dhQueRobu3.1, whole genome shotgun sequence genome has a segment encoding these proteins:
- the LOC126693105 gene encoding protein SRC1, with translation MAGIMHKIEETLHIGGGGQKKEEQQKGEQHHVVAGSDQHKGDQQHYSGEHKPEHKEGVVDKIKDKIHGEGQGKPEEGKKKKKKEKKEKKHDGHDSSSSDSD, from the coding sequence atgGCAGGAATTATGCACAAGATCGAAGAAACCCTTCACATCGGAGGAGGAggccaaaagaaagaagagcaGCAAAAGGGAGAACAACACCATGTAGTAGCAGGAAGTGATCAGCACAAGGGAGATCAGCAGCACTACAGTGGTGAGCACAAGCCTGAACACAAGGAAGGGGTTGTAGATAAAATCAAGGACAAGATCCATGGTGAGGGCCAGGGCAAGCCAGAggaggggaagaagaagaagaagaaggagaagaaggagaagaaacatGATGGCCACGACAGCAGCAGCAGCGACAGTGATTAG